Below is a genomic region from Desulfobacter sp..
TTCCCCCAAGAAAAAGATAACTTAGGATGGGAATATTTTCATGGCATTTTACCGGGGTTTTGCAATGATGGCAAAAAGATTTTGGCCAAACCACGGACAATGATTTTGGAATCCTTGAAATGCAGACATTTGCAAAACTGCCCATACAGCTTCCAAAGACAAATAAAACCAGGTAAATCATTGGAGTGTCAAATGGGTGCAAAAACAAAAGACACCATTCTAAGTGGATATTAATGGTCAGCTCCTTTTTCGGTTCATGATGTTCAACATCTCTTCTATTTTTGCCATACACCGCGATTGATTGGTGTTCGCGGCAATATCATCCCTGAGAGATGCCAGTTGTTGTCTGACCATTTCACAGTTCTGGCGATCTTTTTTCAAGGTCTCGATTATTTGGTTCAAATCATCTGACAGGTTTTGAAAAGCATCCTTTTTCCTGAATACAACTTTTTTCCCAGGCAGATCTCCCTTGGCAATCTGCCTTAATGCGGCCCCGGTTTTCTGCACAGGCCCTGCAATTGAGTGGGTCAGCCGTACGGCAAAGAACATAACAACGCAGGAGAAAATAAGGACAAGCAAAAACATCTGAATAAATATTTGAAGATTACAGGAGGCCTGCATCTGACGGTCCATAAAGATAAGATAAAACCAGGATAGCGAAATGCCGGTCGCCAGGATACATGGGATCTGAATGGCCGTGATTTCAAGGGCATAACCCAATTGAAATTTTTTATTGATTAGATACTTACGGTTTCTTTTAGTTTTTTGTTTCATGATATTCCATTGTTGTGTTTATATGAAATTTTCAACCGGGTGCTGCCATCACCAACGGTTTTTGCCATCAGGTCTTTATGGGCCCGTACGCCTCATATCGTCCGGGGTATCTAAAATACCGTCAGGGCCCAGACTGATTAACAGATATGCCTTGTCTTTTTTAGAGGATTGATAAACAAGCCTGTTTCCCCAATGATCGGTCATAATATCTTTCAAATCGTTTTCCTTGAAATTTTTTTCCATCCAGGCTTCAAACCTGTGGGGCTGGGGTAAACGTCCTTTTGTCATATAGCTGTAATCCAGCATGATCGTGATGGAACGCAGATCTCCGGCCGTGGCGATTTGCCGGGACATTGCAACGGTTTCATCATAAAATTCCATGATATTGTCGGCGTTTCCAACAATAATTCCCAGAGCAATACTTCCGGCGATCAATTGTCTTATTATTTCAACCATGAGTGCCTGTTAATATGCGTCTTCAGGATCCCAGGGATCTGTTTCATGCCCCGGGCCTGCATTCATTATGATGGTATAATGCTCATCTGGCTGGGCAAATGAAATTTCACCCTCACGATTTAGTTTTTTTTTCAATAAAACCTCACCTTTATCATTTTTAACAATAATCTGGGCACCTGCGGCAGTTGACATATCTGAAAACAGCCCCCGGCATTCGCATTGATTCTCATTAATGTCGCAGAGCAGAATCGGTGTCTGGGCAAATCCTGTTGCCGGGAATGCAAAAATGATTAAAAAAAATAAAAGAAACCCTTTTTTTTTCATACTGACCTCCTTTTTTTAATCCGGATAAAAGCCAATCCCGACAGAGCGATGAAAAGGCCTGCCAGGGAAACCGGAAAAATATAGGTTTGATAATAATAGGTGGTTTTTTTGACATAGGTATACAAGTCCACCTTTTTTTCGCCAATCTGGGGATGGTAGACCCATCTGCCGTTTTCCAGCCTGTTGATGACTATTTTATCGTCAAAGATATTCTGGGTTTTAATATCCAGGGTTTTAAAATTGATAACGGCATGGGTTTTATCCTGTTCGACATTTATAAATCTATTCACATAGAACCTGTTTTTCCATTGTTCATATTTATCCTTGTACAACTGCCTGTGAACATAAGATTCTGCAAAATAGGCGATATCATCAATCACCAAGGTATCCTTGTCCAAAGCCACCTTGATTCTTCCTTTGGTACTATGTGCCCAGGATGTATTTGCAAATGCAAAAACAAGGAACACCGCCAGGCATGGTAATAGTATTTTTTTCATAAGACCCTCCTTATCGTGACCACTCAATACCTGCAGTCAGGGCAGGTTTATTCTGGGTTGCCGGCAAAACAAAGATCCAGCCGGTCCTGGCCGGTTAATTTGATCGTTTATCCATAAAGGCATTCAGGTTTTTATCAGTAGTGTCCGGTTAGGTTGTTGCATATAAAAAGCATCTAAAATCATTGAAAAAACAGTCGGTTTTGTGTTGACAAATGTGCGTAAAAATTTTTGTGCGCCTTGAAAATTTAACTCAAGGAGCTCAAATGACGCACATCTCAGTCCCTAAAAAACAACTACGGTCCCTGAACTTTGACAATTTCAGGTGCCCTCTGATAAAGTCACTTTCAAAAGCACCGGAATTACAATCTCGAGGAGACCGCCCTTTAAAAATGACATTCGAAGACCAGATAAATGCTTTGGTTTATTTCCATCTTCAGGAGCACAAGTCTGCCCGACATTTAATTCAGGATCTCAAGGAGAATGTTTTTGCTAAAGAAAATATTGCGCCAGACGGTGGTATCAGCCGTAGTAGTTTCTGTGAAGCCATCAATCACAGGGGACTCGAACAACTGCAATTTATCTTTGAGGATCTTTATAAACAGGCTCTTGAGTGTCATCCGGGTGAACACGCCGAGTTAGGAGAGTTGGTTTCCATTGACGGTAGTCTCATAAATGCAGTCCTTTCAATGCACTGGGCGAACTACAGAAAAGGAAGTAAAAAAGCCAAAGTACATTGCGGATTTGACATTAATCACGGAATCCCAAACAAAATCTTTTTGACTGAAGGCAACGGCGCTGAACGCACTTTTGTTCCCAAAATACTTTCCAAGGGGCAAACAGGTGTTATGGATCGTGGATATCAATCCCATAAAGAATTTGACCTGCTTCAGGAGCAAGGCAAACATTTTGTCTGCCGTATAAAAACCAGGACAACAAGAACAATTATTGATAACCACGAGACCCCTTCCGACAGCTACATTTTTTATGATGCACTGGTTAAACTTGGTACTCCGAATCAAAACCAGACGAAAAGGCCTGTTCGGGTTGTTGGCTATAAAATTGCTGGCGTCAAATACTATGTGGCAACTGACAGGCATGATTTAACAGCGGAACAAATAGCAACAATTTATAAACTCCGGTGGACCATTGAGGATTTTTTCAAATGGTGGAAAGAACATCTGAAGGTATATCATCTCATTGCCCGCAGGGAATGTTCAGAATTCTGTGTCACGGTTTCGGTTCCCGGATCTGCCTCAGCGCCAGCGGAAGTAAAAGTCAGGTACGAGAATGGGCCTTCAATCAGCCACGTCGGAGGAGTTGACTTTTGCTGGAGTGGAGTTCCTGGAACCATCTTTTCCATCTGTAAATAAATCCCTATCAAATTTCCAGCTCTTTATCCAGCCGGCCTTCAAAGAAAATTGCCAACTGGGAAATTGTCAGTGACCAATTTTGAATCGGCATTGTCCATTTTTTACTGGCGTTCTGGATCCCCATGTAAAGCAGCTTTAACAGGCTGTCCTGGTTCGGGAATGATCCCTTTGTTTTGGTCAGTTTTCGAAACTGTCGATGCACAACCTCAATGGTATTTGTGGTGTATATTATCCGTCGAATCTCTTCTGGATATTTAAAGAAATGACTGAGGCGTTCCCAGTTGTTCCGCCAGGATTTTATCACAATCGGGTATTTGTCATTCCTTTTTATTTTTGGAACCAACGTATTTCAATGAATTTCGGATCTGGTGGACTACGCAGAGTTGAACTTCTGTGTCCGGGAATATGGTCTCAATGGCCTCGGGAAAACCTTTTAGACCATCAACACAGGCAATCAGGATATCTTTTACCCCTCGGTTTGAAAGGTCTGTTAACACCTGCAGCCAGAAGTTCGCACCCTCATTCTCGGATATGTACAGCCCAAGAACCTCTTTGCGGCCCTCGATATTCACCCCAAGAATTGTGTAAACGGCTTTGCTGCCGACCTTTCCGTTTTCTCGTACTTTATAATGTATGGCATCAAGCCATACGATTGGGTACACATTTTCCAACGGCCTGGCCTGCCATTCTTTGACGGTATGGATGATTTTATCGGTAATGGTGCTCAGAGTGGCATTTGAAATCTCAAGTCCATAGATTTCCTGTAAATGGGAAGCCATATCATTATAACTCATGCCCAGGCCGTAAAGGGCTATTATCTTTCTTTCAATTTCATCGCTGAGCGTTGTCTGATGTTTTTTGACGATCTGTGGAGAGAAGGTTCCGGCCCTGTCACGCGGGGTTTCCAGCTCAAATTTACCATCCAGGGATTTAATGGTCTTTTTGCTTTTTCCATTACGGCGGTTGGCAGAAACTTCCTGCCCGAGATGGGACTCCAACTCTCCTTCAAGAGCAGCTTCAGCAAGATTTTTGATTAATGATGTAAGGACGCCGCCCTTACCTGTGAAGGGTTTACCTTCCTGGATGCCTTTAAGGGCTTTTTGAAAATCAAATTCGGTGTTTTCTTCGGTCATGTCAGTTCTCCTTATTTAGCTGAGTATATCAGCTTTCATTCAACTGACACAGAATTTTGAACGCCCTTTGCCCGCAGTGAATACGGCCTTATGGTTCAGATTCTTGGCGGCCTTATCACTTACCTGTTACTGGCAATCCATTGCCAAAAAAAGTTTAATGAAAAGGTCACGATCAAAAGAGTTCGGCAGCTGCGAACCGCCATTCTAAATGACCTGTTTGGCTGCGAGGAGCAGGGCTCTCATAGTTCAAACAGGGACAATATTGTCAAAGATCAAAAAATTATTGAGCAAGCAAAAACCTAACCGGACATCACTGAATTAAAGTACAACTTTTTTTGGCCAGAGTATGTTTGGGTACTGGTTATTGCTTTAGCGGGCTTATGTTCTAACCCTCATGATTTGATACTTGGGCTCTCGCTCTTTATTGTCCTATTTCTTTTTGCTGGTATATACATTTTTATTAACACGATGATAGCTGCAAGATCCGTTAAGAATACTTTTAAGGAACTAAAAGATGTCTTATAACCTGGCACCGAATTTGACCGGGATATAGATTAAGGTTTTACAAATCGGCTGTACTGGCTTCAAACAGTTTTGGCTGGCAGGTAGGTTTGGTCTTTATGTTTTCATGACCAACATTTAAAAAGGAGTTGCCATGGTTTACTGTTTTTTATGTTATGTCATTGATCCGTACAAGCAGACTGGGGTTGAATGGAAATACACAGACCAATTATGAGGATGTCATTGGATAAGAAAATAAAATACCAAATTAAATTGTTTTTTTATCACTGGAACAGAGGTTGCAGGTCTTTGGGCCGGGAAAACCCCAACCTTTGATTTCAAAAAAAGGAATTTAAAATGCCATATGAGATTTCAGGCTTCTGGAGGAGAGTGGGCGCATTTTTTATGGATTCTGTCTTTCTGGGGATTTTTGGCCTTGTGCTGGGCCTGTTTTTTTCTCAGCAATTTGTTGGCTTAGGCGTTTGGGGGCGAGGGATTGGTTTTCCCATTGCCGTTGTTTATTTTGCAATTTTCAACAGCCGCATGGGTGGGGGGCAGACCCTGGGTAAAAGAATTTTAAAAATTCAGGTGGTTGACAAAACCGGGGAATTTTTAGATTTGCCCCAAAGTACGCTTCGGTATTTTGTAATTGGGCTTCCATATTTTCTAAACGGGGCCATAATCCCGGAATCTTTTTTATACCCGGTCGGGGTTTATCTTTTGTCTGTCTTGGTCTTCGGGTTCGGCCTTTGCATCCTCTATCTGATCATTTTCAACCGCAATACCCGTCAGTCATTACATGACATGATTGCGGGTACTTACGTGGTTTTAAAAAACACCCAATCCGTTAAACCGCTTAGACCTGTCGGTTCGGTGCACTATGCCGTCTGCGG
It encodes:
- a CDS encoding methyl-accepting chemotaxis protein; protein product: MKQKTKRNRKYLINKKFQLGYALEITAIQIPCILATGISLSWFYLIFMDRQMQASCNLQIFIQMFLLVLIFSCVVMFFAVRLTHSIAGPVQKTGAALRQIAKGDLPGKKVVFRKKDAFQNLSDDLNQIIETLKKDRQNCEMVRQQLASLRDDIAANTNQSRCMAKIEEMLNIMNRKRS
- a CDS encoding type II secretion system protein GspG, with the protein product MVEIIRQLIAGSIALGIIVGNADNIMEFYDETVAMSRQIATAGDLRSITIMLDYSYMTKGRLPQPHRFEAWMEKNFKENDLKDIMTDHWGNRLVYQSSKKDKAYLLISLGPDGILDTPDDMRRTGP
- a CDS encoding RDD family protein produces the protein MGAFFMDSVFLGIFGLVLGLFFSQQFVGLGVWGRGIGFPIAVVYFAIFNSRMGGGQTLGKRILKIQVVDKTGEFLDLPQSTLRYFVIGLPYFLNGAIIPESFLYPVGVYLLSVLVFGFGLCILYLIIFNRNTRQSLHDMIAGTYVVLKNTQSVKPLRPVGSVHYAVCGIIMVAALLAPIFIGQMSQNEFFSELTWTRDQIQGLPQVVYATIHDGHSTFRPMGGESKTTTYINTRVLIKQENIEDEKLAFKIANTILQTHKEANQRNLIQVVLTHGYDIGIASRWNSYQYSFAPEDWLAKKE